A single window of Planctomycetia bacterium DNA harbors:
- a CDS encoding class I SAM-dependent methyltransferase, producing MASPATLTHIRTWSTLPTQWSRGLQRRARSIWRKGLEYDAREFEQLAARFARQCLAVGVLADPLRQHRWLVTLRTLGFHAEAVTLAARWQASVTSLSAEQLAELDVLHVRIQRVLQRVASLFEHDEQSLPRRIATNDSRLKAVLHWTRSLPNTARIADLGCGSGRFLQALHEVCATWRLIGVDLARTMMTEPPAGVAMAAGGMLCLPFADESLDAVLSVEALEHALRPRVAVNEMLRVLRPGGHLLIIDKHRSWQARCEHEPWECWFELPEVAGWLTPQARIERCELLPADGGEVPDGLFCLWTAVKHG from the coding sequence ATGGCGTCGCCAGCCACGTTGACACATATCCGCACCTGGAGCACGCTCCCGACCCAATGGTCGCGGGGCCTGCAGCGGCGCGCTCGGAGTATCTGGCGGAAGGGCCTGGAATATGACGCCAGGGAGTTCGAGCAACTCGCCGCTCGCTTTGCGCGGCAGTGCCTGGCCGTGGGAGTGCTCGCCGATCCGTTGCGACAACATCGCTGGCTTGTAACGCTGCGTACGCTCGGCTTTCACGCCGAGGCCGTTACACTCGCCGCGCGTTGGCAAGCGTCCGTGACTTCTCTGTCGGCGGAACAACTCGCGGAGCTGGATGTGCTGCACGTGCGCATTCAGCGAGTGCTGCAGCGCGTCGCCTCGCTGTTCGAGCACGACGAACAATCGTTGCCGCGTCGCATCGCGACGAATGACTCCAGGTTGAAGGCGGTACTCCATTGGACGCGCTCCTTGCCGAACACGGCGCGCATTGCCGACCTGGGTTGCGGCTCCGGGCGATTCCTACAGGCGCTCCATGAAGTATGCGCGACTTGGCGCCTCATCGGCGTCGATCTTGCGCGAACGATGATGACGGAGCCACCGGCGGGAGTTGCCATGGCGGCTGGCGGAATGTTGTGCCTGCCGTTTGCAGACGAATCGCTCGACGCCGTGCTTTCGGTTGAAGCCTTGGAACACGCCCTCCGCCCGCGCGTGGCCGTCAATGAGATGTTGCGCGTGCTGCGACCGGGCGGGCACCTGTTGATCATCGACAAACACCGCAGTTGGCAAGCGCGGTGCGAGCATGAGCCGTGGGAATGTTGGTTCGAGTTGCCGGAAGTCGCCGGATGGTTGACGCCGCAGGCGCGCATCGAGCGCTGCGAACTGCTGCCGGCCGACGGCGGCGAAGTGCCTGATGGACTGTTCTGTCTTTGGACGGCCGTTAAGCACGGCTGA